In Archangium violaceum, the following are encoded in one genomic region:
- the tpx gene encoding thiol peroxidase, whose amino-acid sequence MAKITLKGNPIQTEGNLPAVGSTAPDVTLTGLDLTDKKLSSIPGKRVLNIFPSVDTGVCATSVRTFNKRATEKPNVTVLNISMDLPFALKRFCGAEGIEKALSFSGFRGDFGKQFGVTIKEGGLAGLYSRAVVVLDESGKILYTEQVPEIGQEPNYDAALAKL is encoded by the coding sequence ATGGCCAAGATCACCCTGAAGGGCAACCCGATCCAGACCGAGGGCAACCTGCCCGCCGTGGGCAGCACGGCGCCGGATGTCACGCTCACGGGCCTGGACCTCACCGACAAGAAGCTCTCGTCCATCCCCGGCAAGCGCGTGCTCAACATCTTCCCCAGCGTCGACACCGGCGTCTGCGCGACGTCGGTGCGCACGTTCAACAAGCGCGCGACCGAGAAGCCCAACGTCACCGTGCTCAACATCTCGATGGACCTGCCGTTCGCGCTCAAGCGCTTCTGCGGCGCCGAGGGCATCGAGAAGGCGCTGAGCTTCTCTGGTTTCCGTGGCGACTTCGGCAAGCAGTTCGGCGTGACCATCAAGGAGGGCGGCCTGGCGGGCCTCTATTCGCGCGCGGTCGTCGTGCTCGATGAGAGCGGCAAGATCCTCTACACCGAGCAGGTGCCGGAGATCGGCCAGGAGCCCAACTACGACGCGGCCCTCGCGAAGCTGTAG
- a CDS encoding adenosylcobinamide-GDP ribazoletransferase gives MRFPPVLRGARAAFAFYTRIPVGGFPYDPADWQWASGWFPLVGTCLGGLLALMWMAVERAGPLAAAALVVGVGMLLTGAFHEDGLADTADALGGAYERTRLFEILKDSRIGSFGASALIVVLVLRIALLARLQTLAPLALVLTGCLARTPPIWLMMALPYVTSEATSRSRTVARITGAQAMLATVCPVLLTGAFLWNGWLEATTAWALLAAAGLTALVCGWRFHVRAGGITGDFLGATQQVGECALLLVLALARGEGA, from the coding sequence ATGCGATTTCCTCCCGTGCTTCGGGGAGCCCGCGCGGCCTTCGCCTTCTACACCCGCATTCCCGTCGGGGGTTTTCCCTACGACCCGGCCGACTGGCAGTGGGCCTCGGGGTGGTTTCCCCTCGTGGGCACCTGCCTCGGTGGGCTGCTGGCGCTGATGTGGATGGCCGTCGAGCGCGCGGGACCCCTGGCCGCCGCGGCGCTGGTGGTGGGGGTGGGGATGCTCCTCACGGGGGCCTTCCACGAGGACGGCCTGGCGGATACCGCCGATGCGCTCGGGGGAGCCTACGAGCGCACGCGCCTCTTCGAGATTCTCAAGGACAGCCGCATCGGCTCCTTCGGCGCGTCGGCGCTGATCGTCGTGCTGGTGCTGCGCATCGCCCTGCTGGCGCGACTCCAGACGCTCGCACCCCTGGCCCTCGTGCTCACCGGGTGCTTGGCGAGGACACCGCCCATCTGGCTGATGATGGCCCTCCCCTACGTGACGAGCGAGGCGACCTCGCGCAGCCGGACCGTGGCACGCATCACCGGAGCCCAGGCGATGCTGGCCACGGTCTGTCCCGTCCTGCTGACGGGGGCGTTCCTCTGGAACGGCTGGCTGGAGGCGACCACCGCGTGGGCACTCCTGGCCGCCGCTGGCCTCACCGCGCTCGTCTGCGGTTGGCGCTTCCACGTGCGGGCAGGAGGCATCACCGGAGACTTCCTCGGGGCCACGCAGCAGGTAGGCGAATGCGCCCTCCTGCTCGTCCTGGCACTGGCTCGTGGCGAAGGGGCCTGA
- the cobT gene encoding nicotinate-nucleotide--dimethylbenzimidazole phosphoribosyltransferase encodes MSARIPELDQAAARSARDRQSRLTKPAGSLGMLEEVAVKLAALQGTPLPRSRPAAALLFAADHAVTRHGVSPYPSAVTAAMVENFLRGGAASSVLCRQLGVPLRVVDVGVMRPPALPSGEGICFRRDPVADEPGGDLRVEDAMSEATFRRALAAGATEVDALPDEVRLVVLGEMGIGNTTAAAAVAALLLGRKAEEMVGRGTGVDDAGLARKVEVVGDAVRRLEGAGPERALQSAGGRELAALVGAAGRAIERRKAILVDGFIVSVAMLALERMAPGAREWMVFAHRSAEAGHRHVLEALGARPLLDLGLRLGEGSGALTALPLVDAACALHANMATFEEAGVPDKGRG; translated from the coding sequence ATGAGTGCTCGGATTCCGGAACTGGACCAGGCGGCGGCACGGAGCGCGAGGGACAGGCAGTCCCGCCTCACCAAGCCCGCGGGAAGCCTGGGGATGTTGGAGGAGGTGGCGGTGAAGCTGGCCGCCCTGCAAGGCACACCGCTGCCCCGGAGCCGGCCGGCGGCGGCGCTCCTCTTCGCCGCCGACCATGCCGTCACCCGTCACGGCGTCTCGCCCTACCCCTCGGCCGTCACGGCGGCCATGGTGGAGAACTTCCTGCGGGGAGGCGCGGCGTCCAGCGTCCTGTGCCGGCAACTGGGAGTGCCGCTGCGCGTGGTGGACGTTGGGGTGATGCGGCCGCCCGCGCTACCTTCCGGTGAAGGCATCTGCTTCCGGCGCGATCCGGTGGCGGACGAGCCCGGGGGAGACCTGCGGGTGGAGGATGCGATGAGCGAGGCCACCTTCCGGCGCGCGCTGGCGGCGGGGGCCACGGAGGTGGACGCGCTCCCGGACGAGGTGCGGCTGGTGGTGCTGGGAGAGATGGGCATCGGCAACACCACGGCGGCGGCGGCGGTGGCGGCGCTCCTGCTCGGGCGGAAGGCGGAGGAGATGGTGGGCCGGGGCACGGGCGTGGACGACGCGGGCCTGGCGCGCAAGGTGGAGGTGGTGGGCGATGCGGTACGGCGGCTCGAGGGCGCGGGCCCCGAGCGAGCCCTCCAGTCCGCCGGAGGAAGGGAGCTCGCGGCCCTGGTGGGGGCGGCGGGGCGAGCCATCGAGCGGCGCAAGGCCATCCTGGTGGACGGCTTCATCGTCTCGGTGGCCATGCTGGCCCTGGAGCGGATGGCGCCGGGCGCGCGGGAGTGGATGGTGTTCGCCCACCGCTCGGCCGAAGCGGGCCACCGGCACGTGCTGGAAGCACTGGGCGCGCGGCCCCTGCTCGACCTGGGATTGCGGCTTGGAGAGGGCAGTGGCGCGCTGACGGCGCTGCCCCTGGTGGACGCCGCGTGCGCGCTTCACGCGAACATGGCCACCTTCGAGGAAGCAGGCGTACCGGACAAGGGGCGGGGCTGA
- a CDS encoding cobyric acid synthase: protein MKARTLMVQGTASSVGKSLLVTALCRIYARRGFKVAPFKSQNMALNSAVTPDGAEIGRAQYAQAEAARAVPCAEMNPILLKPETTSGSQVVVMGRVLGSMHFRDYHRRKPELREVVGQALDTLRERHELVIIEGAGSPAEVNLKDRDIVNMWVAERADAPVVLVTDIERGGAMAALVGTLELLEPSERERVRALVVNKFRGDPTLFQGGVSFLEQRCGIRVAGVIPHLGDTGIASEDSLDLRPGEANGGALVCIVKLPRLSNFDEFEPLMREPGVEVRWCERPEELEGARLVIVPGTKCTANDLAWLRRTGLAGALVQRVHAGQPVLGICGGYQMMGERILDPLGVESPEPDVAGLGLLPVVTRFEKEKVTSPVSLRLGEGLPGMRTAGGAEVRGYEIHCGRVTVAPGARPFGTWMRRGNESCQLAEGCVAADGRVAGTLVHGLFENEAVRRALLSELGVTAGAPRADPYEVLADHFASALDLGYLDRMAGL, encoded by the coding sequence ATGAAGGCCCGTACCCTGATGGTCCAAGGCACCGCTTCCAGCGTGGGCAAGAGCCTGCTGGTGACGGCCCTCTGCCGCATCTACGCGCGGCGGGGGTTCAAGGTGGCGCCCTTCAAGTCGCAGAACATGGCCCTCAACTCCGCGGTGACGCCGGATGGAGCGGAGATTGGCCGGGCGCAGTATGCCCAGGCCGAGGCGGCACGAGCGGTGCCGTGCGCGGAGATGAACCCCATCCTCCTCAAACCGGAGACGACGTCCGGCTCGCAGGTGGTGGTGATGGGCCGGGTGCTGGGGAGCATGCACTTCCGTGACTACCACCGGCGCAAGCCCGAGCTGCGCGAGGTGGTGGGCCAGGCATTGGACACCCTGCGCGAGCGCCATGAGCTGGTCATCATCGAGGGAGCGGGCAGCCCGGCGGAGGTGAACCTCAAGGACCGCGACATCGTGAACATGTGGGTGGCCGAGCGCGCCGACGCCCCGGTGGTGCTGGTGACGGACATCGAGCGGGGCGGAGCGATGGCGGCGCTGGTGGGCACGCTGGAGCTGCTGGAGCCCTCCGAGCGGGAGAGGGTACGGGCCCTGGTGGTGAACAAGTTCCGGGGAGACCCCACCCTCTTCCAGGGAGGGGTGAGCTTCCTCGAGCAGCGGTGTGGCATCCGCGTGGCGGGGGTCATCCCGCACCTGGGAGACACGGGCATCGCCAGTGAGGACTCGCTGGACCTGCGGCCCGGAGAGGCGAATGGCGGGGCACTGGTGTGCATCGTGAAGCTGCCGCGCCTGTCCAACTTCGATGAATTCGAGCCCCTGATGCGCGAGCCGGGAGTCGAGGTGCGCTGGTGCGAGCGGCCCGAGGAGTTGGAGGGAGCGCGGCTCGTCATCGTCCCGGGAACGAAGTGCACGGCGAACGACCTGGCCTGGCTGCGGCGCACCGGGCTGGCGGGGGCGCTGGTGCAGCGAGTGCACGCGGGCCAGCCGGTGCTGGGCATCTGCGGCGGCTATCAGATGATGGGCGAGCGCATCCTCGACCCGCTGGGGGTGGAGTCGCCGGAGCCGGACGTGGCGGGGCTGGGCCTGCTGCCGGTGGTGACGCGCTTCGAGAAGGAGAAGGTCACCTCGCCGGTGTCGCTGCGGCTCGGGGAGGGACTGCCGGGGATGCGCACCGCCGGAGGGGCCGAGGTGCGGGGCTACGAAATCCATTGTGGCCGGGTGACGGTGGCGCCGGGCGCGCGGCCCTTCGGCACGTGGATGCGGCGAGGGAACGAATCCTGCCAGCTGGCCGAGGGCTGCGTGGCGGCTGACGGGAGGGTGGCCGGCACCCTCGTGCACGGCCTCTTCGAGAACGAGGCGGTGCGGCGGGCGTTGCTGTCGGAACTCGGCGTGACGGCGGGGGCGCCACGGGCCGACCCGTACGAGGTGCTCGCCGACCACTTCGCGAGCGCACTGGACCTCGGCTACCTGGATCGGATGGCGGGGCTATGA
- a CDS encoding pyridoxal phosphate-dependent aminotransferase: MLPSPRPELEHLEPTPHGGDAAPGCVDFSTGVSPLPPPEAVLEAFRAADVRRYPHPTALPLRERLSALHGVPLDGVVVGNGSVEIIWALARAFAGPGRSALVLTPAFAEYAQAVRASGATVEALAAKEPPFEWSPEELLATLHRQRPSLLFICRPSNPCLSVFPMEAIWAAAAAAPETLVVVDEAYQPLFEAVPSVHPEGNVVVLRSLTKVFALPGLRLGYLLGDPRLVRAVRAALPPWNVSAPALAAGRVALECLGQVDAVRTEVTRLREAQEETLTEAGARVDATGGTFLLCRVPEARTFATAAVHAGIRVRDCTSLGLPQHIRVGVRPEADHPLLRAAWRRVRETLE; encoded by the coding sequence GTGTTGCCCTCGCCTCGCCCTGAGCTGGAGCACCTGGAGCCCACTCCGCACGGAGGGGACGCGGCGCCCGGGTGCGTGGACTTCAGCACGGGAGTCTCCCCGCTGCCTCCGCCGGAGGCGGTGCTCGAAGCCTTCCGTGCCGCCGACGTGCGGCGCTACCCCCACCCCACGGCCCTGCCCCTGCGGGAGCGCCTCTCCGCGCTGCATGGGGTGCCACTCGACGGGGTGGTGGTGGGCAATGGCTCGGTGGAGATCATCTGGGCCCTGGCCCGCGCCTTCGCGGGCCCGGGGCGTAGCGCGCTGGTGCTCACCCCGGCCTTCGCGGAGTACGCACAGGCGGTACGCGCCAGCGGCGCCACGGTGGAAGCATTGGCCGCGAAGGAGCCTCCCTTCGAGTGGAGCCCCGAGGAGCTGCTCGCCACGCTCCACCGTCAGAGGCCGTCCCTCCTCTTCATCTGCCGGCCGAGCAATCCCTGCCTCTCCGTCTTCCCGATGGAGGCGATCTGGGCCGCCGCGGCCGCCGCGCCCGAGACACTGGTGGTGGTGGACGAGGCCTACCAGCCCCTCTTCGAGGCAGTGCCCTCCGTGCACCCGGAAGGCAATGTCGTCGTGCTGCGCTCGCTCACCAAGGTGTTCGCCCTACCGGGGTTGCGGCTCGGCTATCTCCTCGGAGATCCGCGATTGGTGCGCGCGGTACGAGCGGCGCTCCCGCCCTGGAACGTGTCGGCTCCGGCGCTGGCGGCGGGACGGGTGGCGCTCGAGTGCCTCGGGCAGGTGGACGCGGTGAGGACGGAGGTGACCCGGCTGCGCGAGGCGCAGGAGGAGACCCTCACCGAGGCCGGTGCCCGGGTGGACGCCACCGGGGGCACGTTCCTGCTGTGCCGGGTGCCCGAGGCGCGCACCTTCGCCACCGCCGCCGTCCACGCTGGCATCCGGGTGCGCGACTGCACCAGCCTCGGACTTCCCCAGCACATCCGCGTTGGGGTGAGACCCGAGGCGGACCATCCCCTTCTGCGCGCCGCCTGGAGGCGCGTCCGGGAGACGCTCGAATGA
- the cbiB gene encoding adenosylcobinamide-phosphate synthase CbiB has translation MMDGGTHAAVVLGAALVVDLAWGEPPTAVHPVVWMGRLQRRLRKLAPRAPLPAFLHGLGMALAGPLVFGLGSWALLRFVSPWPLVQLALEVYLLKSAFAVRALAEAGLAVFRALHQEDAPAARLALRSLVSRDTSDLEPPLLAAAAVESVAENTSDSVVAPLLFYAVAGVPGALAYRAANTLDAMIGYRGELEWLGKAAARLDDVLNLVPARLSAALLVLACALCGASPARAVLSWWRDGAATESPNAGRPMAAVAGGLGVELEKVGHYRLGTGGRQPGAEDIRRAVFLMVAASLLAAALTAAYVGGEGFRVALASP, from the coding sequence ATGATGGACGGTGGAACGCACGCGGCCGTGGTGCTGGGGGCCGCGCTCGTGGTGGACCTCGCCTGGGGCGAGCCCCCCACGGCGGTGCACCCCGTGGTGTGGATGGGACGCCTGCAGCGGCGCTTGCGCAAGCTGGCGCCCCGTGCGCCCCTTCCCGCCTTCCTCCACGGGCTGGGAATGGCGTTGGCCGGGCCCCTCGTCTTCGGACTCGGAAGCTGGGCGCTGCTCCGCTTCGTCTCCCCTTGGCCCCTCGTGCAGTTGGCACTTGAGGTGTACCTCCTCAAGAGCGCCTTCGCGGTGCGGGCCCTGGCCGAGGCGGGTCTGGCCGTCTTCCGCGCCCTGCACCAGGAGGATGCACCCGCGGCGCGGCTGGCCTTGCGCAGCCTCGTGTCGCGCGACACCTCGGACCTCGAGCCTCCATTGCTGGCGGCTGCGGCGGTGGAGTCCGTCGCGGAGAACACCTCGGACTCGGTGGTGGCACCCCTCCTCTTCTACGCGGTGGCGGGAGTACCGGGTGCCCTCGCCTACCGTGCGGCCAACACCCTGGACGCGATGATTGGATACCGCGGAGAGCTGGAGTGGCTGGGCAAGGCCGCCGCCCGGCTGGACGATGTCCTCAACCTGGTGCCGGCGCGCCTGTCCGCCGCGCTCCTCGTGCTGGCCTGCGCGCTGTGTGGTGCCTCTCCGGCCCGGGCGGTGCTCTCCTGGTGGCGCGATGGGGCCGCCACCGAGAGCCCCAACGCTGGCCGTCCCATGGCCGCGGTGGCCGGCGGACTGGGGGTGGAGCTGGAGAAGGTGGGGCACTACCGGCTGGGCACCGGAGGACGCCAGCCGGGAGCGGAGGACATCCGCCGGGCGGTCTTCCTCATGGTGGCGGCCTCGCTCCTGGCCGCGGCGTTGACGGCCGCCTATGTCGGCGGGGAGGGGTTCCGTGTTGCCCTCGCCTCGCCCTGA
- the cobU gene encoding bifunctional adenosylcobinamide kinase/adenosylcobinamide-phosphate guanylyltransferase codes for MSGRIILVGGGVRCGKSRFAIELAQTVGKRRTFIATSEPFDDEMRERARRHREERSDRFDTVEEPRRLCEVLEEDTADVAVVDCVTLWLSNLLLRGDEPEAILREVDRLVGVLRRRGATTILVTNEVGMGLVPETPLGRTFRDVSGGAHQRLAAAADEVYFGALGLLLRLKPGNLVVGTAR; via the coding sequence GTGAGCGGAAGAATCATCCTGGTGGGCGGAGGCGTGCGCTGTGGAAAGAGCCGCTTCGCCATCGAGCTGGCGCAGACGGTGGGAAAGCGGCGCACCTTCATCGCCACCTCCGAGCCCTTCGACGACGAGATGCGCGAGCGCGCGCGGCGCCACCGCGAGGAGAGGTCGGACCGTTTCGACACGGTGGAGGAGCCGCGCCGCCTGTGCGAGGTCCTGGAAGAGGACACGGCGGACGTGGCGGTGGTGGACTGCGTGACGCTGTGGCTGTCCAACCTGCTGCTTCGAGGGGATGAGCCGGAGGCCATCCTGCGCGAGGTGGATCGGCTGGTGGGAGTGCTGCGGCGGAGAGGGGCCACCACCATCCTGGTGACGAACGAGGTGGGCATGGGCCTCGTCCCCGAGACGCCGCTGGGACGCACCTTCCGCGACGTGAGTGGTGGAGCCCACCAGCGGCTGGCGGCCGCGGCGGACGAGGTGTACTTCGGCGCGCTCGGGCTGCTGCTGCGGCTGAAGCCGGGGAACCTGGTGGTGGGGACAGCCAGATGA
- a CDS encoding adenosylcobinamide amidohydrolase produces MTAALTAPEVEAPSMEGGGRLLVVRFARPHAVLSWAVINGGRRRARAVVWRQVRDDELVPGVDPVALLAASLGEESPEETVGLLTSRDVSTFDDVRLTSGGLSARCVATVGLGNALAAGDEPGPLRRVGTINLLCQLSRPLSEGALVEAVALAAEARTAALMEARVPSRRSLRVATGTGTDCIVVAAPEGPGGETYVGKHTRFGGLLGGAVREATARGVRRWLEERGLR; encoded by the coding sequence ATGACGGCCGCCCTCACCGCGCCGGAGGTGGAGGCGCCCTCGATGGAGGGAGGTGGGCGGCTGCTGGTGGTGCGCTTCGCCCGTCCCCACGCGGTGCTCTCCTGGGCCGTCATCAACGGGGGCCGCCGGCGCGCGCGGGCGGTGGTGTGGCGGCAGGTGCGCGATGACGAGCTCGTCCCGGGAGTGGACCCGGTGGCACTCCTCGCGGCCAGCCTCGGGGAGGAGTCGCCGGAGGAGACGGTGGGCCTGCTCACCTCGCGAGACGTGTCCACCTTCGATGACGTGCGTCTCACGTCCGGCGGGCTCTCGGCGCGCTGCGTGGCCACCGTGGGGCTGGGCAACGCGCTGGCGGCCGGAGACGAGCCCGGGCCGCTGCGGCGCGTGGGCACCATCAACCTGCTGTGTCAGCTGTCCCGTCCCCTCTCGGAGGGAGCGCTGGTGGAGGCGGTGGCGCTGGCGGCCGAGGCTCGGACGGCGGCCCTCATGGAGGCACGCGTGCCCAGCCGCCGTTCGCTGCGGGTGGCGACCGGGACGGGCACCGACTGCATCGTGGTGGCGGCTCCGGAAGGGCCCGGAGGCGAGACGTACGTAGGCAAGCACACCCGGTTCGGCGGCCTGCTGGGTGGCGCGGTGCGAGAGGCCACGGCGCGCGGCGTACGCCGTTGGTTGGAAGAGCGAGGTCTCCGGTGA
- a CDS encoding cobyrinate a,c-diamide synthase: MDATPLIPRLVVAGTASGVGKTTVMVALTRALQARGLKVATFKCGPDYLDPSYHARTTRAPCHNLDGWLMGRDAVVSTFRHASQGCDVALIEGVMGLYDGASPDSEEGSAAQVAKWLAAPVLAVVDASGMARTIAAIGTGLAAFDPALKVAGLFANRVGSRNHLELLQRAALGTAVPVVGGLPEQEALAFPGRHLGLLTASEDSIPTQRLDAWGALLSEWNDAATFLRLAREAPALPEAPDEQLSEAPVTCRIAVAQDAAFHFYYADNLRRLERLGAQCVPFSPLSDTALPPDVHALYLGGGYPELHARQLADNQSLRRAITDFSARGGPIYAECGGMMYLAQAVRTLDGQDFPMVGLVPGVAVMAPKLQALGYVEVETTVRTVLGGAGLRFRGHQFRYSTLEGVPAQGGALRIRKRRGGTTHGEGFGPPNVLASYVHAHWASNPLVAEGLVASARAFKEQRS, encoded by the coding sequence ATGGACGCCACTCCCCTCATCCCCCGGCTGGTGGTGGCGGGCACCGCCAGCGGCGTGGGCAAGACGACCGTCATGGTGGCCCTCACCCGGGCACTCCAGGCGCGCGGTCTGAAGGTGGCCACCTTCAAGTGCGGCCCGGACTACCTCGACCCGAGCTACCACGCGCGCACCACCCGGGCGCCGTGCCACAACCTCGACGGCTGGCTGATGGGCCGCGATGCCGTCGTCTCCACCTTCCGCCACGCCAGCCAGGGCTGTGACGTGGCCCTCATCGAGGGCGTGATGGGGCTCTATGACGGGGCCTCGCCGGACTCGGAGGAGGGCTCGGCGGCACAGGTGGCGAAGTGGCTCGCGGCGCCCGTGCTCGCGGTGGTGGACGCCTCGGGCATGGCGCGCACCATCGCCGCCATCGGCACCGGGCTGGCGGCCTTCGACCCGGCGCTGAAGGTGGCGGGCCTCTTCGCCAACCGCGTGGGCAGCCGCAACCACCTGGAGCTGCTCCAGCGCGCGGCGCTCGGCACGGCGGTGCCCGTGGTGGGCGGGCTCCCCGAGCAGGAGGCACTCGCCTTCCCCGGGCGCCACCTGGGCCTCCTCACCGCCTCCGAGGACAGCATCCCCACGCAGCGCCTCGACGCCTGGGGCGCGCTCCTCTCCGAGTGGAACGACGCGGCCACCTTCCTGCGGCTCGCACGCGAGGCCCCTGCCCTGCCGGAGGCACCGGACGAGCAGCTCTCCGAGGCCCCCGTCACCTGCCGCATCGCGGTGGCCCAGGATGCCGCCTTCCACTTCTATTACGCGGACAACCTGCGGCGGCTCGAGCGGCTCGGCGCGCAGTGCGTGCCTTTCTCTCCGCTCTCGGACACGGCCCTGCCGCCGGACGTGCATGCCCTCTACCTTGGGGGAGGCTACCCGGAGCTCCACGCGCGGCAGCTGGCGGACAACCAGTCCCTACGGCGCGCCATCACCGACTTCTCCGCTCGCGGCGGCCCCATCTACGCCGAGTGCGGCGGGATGATGTACCTCGCCCAGGCCGTGCGCACCCTCGACGGCCAGGACTTCCCCATGGTCGGGCTGGTGCCCGGCGTGGCGGTGATGGCCCCCAAGCTCCAGGCGCTCGGCTACGTGGAGGTAGAGACGACGGTGCGTACGGTGCTGGGCGGAGCGGGGCTGCGCTTCCGCGGGCACCAGTTCCGCTACTCCACGCTGGAGGGAGTCCCCGCCCAGGGTGGCGCCCTGCGCATCCGCAAGCGGCGCGGTGGCACCACCCATGGCGAGGGCTTCGGCCCACCCAACGTGCTGGCCTCCTACGTCCACGCCCACTGGGCCTCCAATCCCCTGGTCGCCGAGGGACTCGTGGCTTCCGCGCGCGCCTTCAAGGAGCAGCGGTCATGA
- the cobO gene encoding cob(I)yrinic acid a,c-diamide adenosyltransferase: MSAKQPKGLLVVYTGDGKGKTTAALGVVFRALGRGMKPAVVQFIKGKWKTGERTYAETLPGLVFLTMGRGFTWESEDLSRDKRAAQEAWAEARRLMTSGEHEVVVLDELTYVINYGFVPMEEVLEALAARPPHVHVIVTGRSAPEPLLAAAELVTEMRCVRHPFEKGIPAQVGLDF, translated from the coding sequence ATGAGCGCGAAGCAGCCGAAGGGCCTGCTGGTCGTCTACACGGGAGATGGCAAGGGGAAGACCACCGCGGCGCTCGGGGTGGTGTTCCGCGCGCTCGGCCGGGGCATGAAGCCCGCGGTGGTGCAGTTCATCAAGGGCAAGTGGAAGACGGGTGAGCGCACCTACGCGGAGACCCTGCCCGGGCTCGTCTTCCTCACCATGGGCCGGGGCTTCACCTGGGAGAGCGAGGACCTGTCCCGGGACAAGAGGGCGGCCCAGGAGGCCTGGGCCGAGGCCCGGCGCCTGATGACGAGCGGCGAGCACGAGGTGGTGGTGCTCGATGAGCTGACGTACGTCATCAACTACGGCTTCGTCCCCATGGAGGAGGTACTGGAGGCCCTGGCGGCGCGTCCTCCCCACGTGCACGTCATCGTCACCGGCCGCTCCGCCCCGGAGCCCCTGCTGGCCGCCGCGGAGCTCGTCACCGAGATGCGGTGCGTGCGCCATCCCTTCGAGAAGGGCATTCCCGCCCAGGTGGGGCTCGACTTCTGA
- the cobA gene encoding uroporphyrinogen-III C-methyltransferase, giving the protein MHADRPPRIAITGSAGVGKTTLVHALGSRLGLPLVPEETREHVMRTGKRLEQLPIPERAKALRELWAVRRLREEERREGFIADNCASDFAAYALQHRCAELVPELLEDSAAAVRNYDAVFVLPWGVLPYERDGVRGDSAVDELRYQLVLESLLRRSVPAERLHFVPDALTTLEDRVRFCQERLGYPKDERRGGFVSLVGAGPGDPGLLTVRAKALLQEAEVVAYDALIPPAVLAEIGPRAERILVGHRNQGATQAGYRLHPAVLERARAGRHVVRLKQGDPFIFGRGGEEAEELLEAGIPYEVVPGVSAALGAAAYAGIPLTHREHASDVSFVTGHDIEGPRSHTCWEKLGAAGGTLVLFMATRKLEANLARLVECGRAPQTPAAYIASATTPEQLVVVGTLETLAAQVRERNALGPPALVVVGEVVRLRERLAWFERHARGSGT; this is encoded by the coding sequence ATGCACGCTGACCGGCCGCCGCGCATCGCCATCACCGGCTCGGCCGGCGTGGGAAAGACGACGCTGGTGCACGCACTGGGAAGCCGCCTCGGGCTGCCCCTCGTCCCCGAGGAGACCCGGGAGCACGTCATGCGCACCGGGAAGCGCCTGGAGCAGCTGCCCATCCCCGAGCGTGCGAAGGCACTCCGGGAGCTGTGGGCCGTGCGCCGGCTGCGCGAGGAGGAGCGGCGCGAGGGCTTCATCGCGGACAACTGCGCCTCGGACTTCGCCGCCTATGCGCTCCAGCACAGGTGCGCGGAGCTCGTCCCGGAGCTGCTCGAGGACTCGGCCGCCGCGGTGCGGAACTATGATGCCGTCTTCGTCCTCCCCTGGGGTGTCCTCCCCTACGAGCGGGACGGTGTCCGGGGAGACAGCGCGGTGGACGAGCTGCGCTACCAGCTCGTGCTCGAATCGCTCCTGCGCCGCTCCGTCCCCGCCGAGCGGTTGCACTTCGTCCCGGACGCCCTCACCACGCTGGAGGACCGGGTGCGCTTCTGCCAGGAGCGCCTCGGGTACCCCAAAGACGAGCGCCGGGGCGGCTTCGTGTCCCTGGTCGGAGCGGGGCCCGGAGACCCGGGGCTGCTCACCGTGCGCGCGAAGGCGCTGCTGCAAGAGGCGGAGGTCGTGGCCTACGACGCCCTCATCCCCCCGGCGGTGCTCGCGGAGATCGGCCCCCGGGCGGAGCGCATCCTCGTGGGCCACCGCAACCAGGGCGCCACCCAGGCCGGCTACCGGCTGCACCCGGCGGTGCTCGAGCGGGCCCGTGCCGGGCGGCACGTGGTGCGGTTGAAGCAGGGAGACCCGTTCATCTTCGGCCGGGGCGGCGAGGAGGCGGAGGAGCTGCTCGAGGCGGGGATTCCCTACGAGGTGGTTCCAGGCGTCTCCGCCGCGCTCGGGGCCGCCGCCTACGCTGGCATCCCGCTCACGCACCGGGAGCACGCCTCCGACGTCTCCTTCGTCACCGGGCATGACATCGAGGGGCCCCGGAGCCACACCTGCTGGGAGAAGCTCGGCGCGGCCGGAGGCACGCTGGTGCTCTTCATGGCCACCCGGAAGCTGGAGGCCAACCTGGCCCGGCTGGTGGAGTGCGGGCGCGCTCCCCAGACGCCGGCCGCCTATATCGCCTCGGCCACCACGCCCGAGCAGCTGGTGGTGGTGGGGACCCTGGAGACGCTCGCCGCCCAGGTGCGGGAGCGCAACGCGCTGGGACCGCCGGCACTGGTGGTGGTGGGCGAGGTGGTGCGGCTGCGCGAGCGCCTCGCCTGGTTTGAACGACACGCACGCGGGAGTGGAACATGA